One window of Pseudomonas urmiensis genomic DNA carries:
- a CDS encoding PAAR domain-containing protein: protein MKPVALVGHRHDCPIHGPGVVETGSTSYRFNGKAVARLGDRTSCGALIVSGTAQYQIDGQCVARQGDRSDHGGIIVEGDSGWLLDE, encoded by the coding sequence ATGAAACCCGTTGCCCTGGTGGGCCATCGCCATGACTGCCCGATACATGGTCCAGGCGTGGTGGAAACCGGCAGTACGAGCTATCGGTTCAATGGCAAAGCCGTCGCTCGATTGGGAGATCGCACCAGTTGCGGAGCGCTGATTGTCAGTGGCACCGCGCAGTATCAAATAGACGGCCAATGCGTCGCGCGCCAAGGTGATCGCAGCGATCACGGTGGGATTATCGTCGAGGGCGATAGCGGATGGTTACTGGATGAGTAG
- the pgsA gene encoding CDP-diacylglycerol--glycerol-3-phosphate 3-phosphatidyltransferase, with amino-acid sequence MNIPNLLTVLRVLLIPIFILLFYVPYHWSYMAASTVFAIAAATDWLDGYLARRLQQSTPFGAFLDPVADKLMVAVALVLLVQVHANFWLTLPAAVIIGREIVVSALREWMAELGARAHVAVSNLGKWKTAAQMLALVILLANPPVLTFWVVLGYGLLLVAAGLTLVSMMHYLIAAWPHLREGSEQK; translated from the coding sequence ATGAATATTCCAAATCTGCTCACCGTTCTACGCGTCCTGCTCATCCCGATCTTCATTTTGCTGTTCTATGTGCCCTATCACTGGAGCTACATGGCCGCCAGCACAGTGTTCGCGATAGCCGCCGCGACCGATTGGCTCGACGGCTACCTGGCCCGACGCCTGCAGCAGAGCACCCCGTTCGGCGCCTTCCTCGACCCAGTGGCAGACAAACTGATGGTCGCCGTGGCCCTGGTGCTGCTGGTGCAAGTGCACGCCAACTTCTGGCTGACCCTGCCGGCAGCGGTGATCATCGGCCGCGAAATCGTCGTTTCGGCCCTGCGCGAGTGGATGGCTGAACTGGGGGCGAGGGCACACGTCGCGGTGTCCAACCTGGGCAAATGGAAGACCGCCGCACAAATGCTGGCGCTGGTGATCCTGCTGGCCAACCCACCGGTGCTGACCTTCTGGGTGGTGCTTGGCTATGGCTTGCTGCTGGTTGCCGCCGGCCTGACCCTGGTGTCGATGATGCACTACCTGATCGCCGCCTGGCCGCACCTGCGCGAAGGTTCCGAGCAGAAATAA
- a CDS encoding DUF6708 domain-containing protein, with the protein MKTHAPNMPRRAPGWKYDLSKPNEPPELNLSLRHLYPAPNQINNINLELSRSSLRIRGLGSLVGTILTASYTVWLLQFLYETLTHQWEAGVDLIVFTVGFSIVLYWLVIPTIRMDIELPRDEPIRFNRLRRKVYFYQYHYDRFHLFSRQRWGVRPVVYDWDDLVAEACSVYAPMGNGGLIESVMISVIKPGTEAVIDRLFFTHDIEQGKQYWALAQLFMQQGPEALPEFVHPPRDWNDDSQLSPIHCIAPKVQWPTDIDIESRTAPSAGANL; encoded by the coding sequence ATGAAAACCCACGCGCCAAACATGCCGCGCCGTGCGCCAGGCTGGAAATACGACTTAAGCAAACCTAATGAGCCGCCTGAGCTAAACCTAAGCTTAAGACACCTATATCCCGCACCAAACCAAATCAACAACATCAATCTCGAACTCTCCAGGTCATCGTTAAGAATACGAGGACTTGGCAGCCTCGTGGGCACAATACTGACTGCGAGCTATACCGTGTGGCTCTTGCAGTTCCTCTATGAGACGCTGACACACCAATGGGAGGCGGGCGTGGACCTCATAGTTTTCACAGTTGGCTTCTCTATTGTTTTATATTGGCTAGTCATCCCGACCATCCGCATGGACATAGAACTCCCCCGCGACGAACCCATCCGCTTCAACCGACTACGGCGCAAAGTCTATTTCTACCAATACCACTATGACCGATTCCACCTATTCAGCCGCCAACGCTGGGGTGTACGCCCGGTCGTCTACGACTGGGATGACCTGGTCGCCGAAGCCTGCAGCGTATACGCACCGATGGGTAATGGCGGTCTAATCGAAAGCGTCATGATTTCGGTCATCAAGCCCGGTACCGAAGCGGTAATCGACCGCCTGTTTTTCACCCACGATATCGAACAAGGAAAGCAATATTGGGCACTTGCCCAGTTGTTCATGCAACAAGGCCCAGAGGCCCTGCCCGAGTTCGTCCACCCTCCCCGAGACTGGAACGATGATTCGCAGTTGAGCCCTATTCACTGCATCGCCCCGAAAGTTCAATGGCCAACCGATATCGACATTGAATCGCGTACGGCACCCTCTGCAGGAGCTAATCTATGA
- a CDS encoding nucleotide sugar dehydrogenase, producing MNISIFGLGYVGAVCAGCLSSRGHHVLGVDISQAKIDLINQGKSPIVEPGLEQLLLDGVRHGRLRGTTDVQAAILASDLSLLCVGTPSKKNGDLDLVYMEAVCREIGTALRDKGSRHTVVVRSTVLPGTVKNVVIPILEKSSGKKAGVDFGVAVNPEFLRESTAIQDYDFPAMTVIGELDSQSGDLLASLYEGLDAPVIRKSIEVAEMIKYTCNVWHATKVSFANEIGNIAKASGVDGREVMDVVCQDYKLNLSRYYLRPGFAFGGSCLPKDVRALTYRAGQLDVEHPLLASIMASNRNQVDTAFDLIERQGKRKIALLGLAFKAGSDDLRESPLVTLAEQLIGKGYELRIYDANVEYARVFGANREYIEAVIPHVSSLLHSDLQQVIDEAEVIVLGNNDERFASALQLGGNKQVIDLVGFMDGTSDTQRQGICW from the coding sequence ATGAATATCAGTATCTTTGGACTTGGCTATGTGGGCGCGGTCTGCGCGGGCTGCTTGTCGTCTCGTGGGCATCATGTACTGGGGGTGGATATCTCCCAGGCCAAGATTGACCTGATCAACCAGGGCAAGTCGCCCATTGTCGAACCGGGGCTTGAGCAACTGCTGCTCGACGGTGTACGCCATGGCCGTCTGCGCGGCACTACCGATGTGCAAGCGGCGATTCTGGCAAGCGACCTGTCGCTGCTGTGCGTCGGCACGCCTAGCAAGAAAAACGGCGACCTGGACCTGGTCTACATGGAAGCGGTATGCCGCGAAATCGGCACCGCCCTGCGCGACAAAGGCAGCCGCCACACAGTCGTGGTGCGCAGCACCGTTCTGCCGGGCACCGTCAAGAACGTGGTGATTCCAATTCTGGAAAAGAGCTCGGGCAAGAAAGCCGGGGTCGACTTCGGCGTTGCCGTCAACCCGGAATTCTTGCGTGAAAGTACAGCCATCCAGGACTACGACTTCCCCGCCATGACCGTAATTGGCGAGCTCGACAGCCAGTCGGGCGATCTGCTCGCCTCGCTCTATGAAGGCCTCGATGCGCCGGTGATTCGCAAGTCGATCGAAGTCGCCGAGATGATCAAGTACACCTGCAACGTCTGGCACGCGACCAAGGTCAGCTTCGCCAACGAGATCGGCAACATTGCCAAGGCCTCGGGCGTCGATGGTCGTGAAGTGATGGATGTGGTGTGCCAGGACTACAAGCTCAACCTGTCGCGTTACTACCTGCGTCCAGGCTTTGCCTTCGGCGGCTCGTGCCTGCCCAAGGACGTGCGCGCCCTCACCTACCGCGCTGGCCAGCTCGACGTCGAGCATCCGCTGCTGGCCTCGATCATGGCCAGCAACCGCAACCAGGTCGACACCGCGTTTGACCTCATCGAGCGCCAGGGCAAACGCAAGATTGCCCTGCTTGGCCTGGCCTTCAAGGCGGGCAGCGACGACCTGCGCGAAAGCCCGCTGGTGACCCTGGCCGAACAGCTGATCGGCAAGGGTTACGAGCTGCGCATCTACGACGCCAACGTCGAGTACGCACGAGTGTTCGGTGCCAACCGCGAGTACATCGAAGCGGTTATCCCGCACGTGTCGTCGTTGCTGCACAGCGACCTGCAGCAGGTGATCGACGAGGCCGAGGTGATCGTCCTGGGCAACAACGACGAACGCTTTGCCAGCGCTCTGCAGCTGGGCGGCAACAAGCAAGTGATCGACCTGGTCGGGTTCATGGACGGCACCAGCGACACCCAGCGCCAAGGCATCTGCTGGTAA
- a CDS encoding glycosyltransferase, whose product MERVQQRPFEAPGYLRAAASFCAWACLAGLIALASEMIAPQYLDPNHHLFIFIIGTLGMWRYGNAIVHYLRGMYFLHWRFPRMRRQVERLGDAALPSHMFMVVTSFRIPTLTTFKVYQSVFQEVQRLKVPCTVIASIVEKGDENFIKDIMRNEVRDRDDIKLVIVRARGTGKRDGLAHAFRALSRQMPMEDAVVGVVDGDTMMLPGCVERAVKLFAVLPNVGGLTTNEFCEVEGSRWMRQWHSMRFVQRHINMCSMALSHRVLTLTGRLSFFRASVMTDPDFIRDVEADFLEHWRLGRFQFLTGDDKSSWLSLMRAGWDTFYVPDSHTLTVEHPPSDSFWVATRQLMFRWYGNSLRQNFRATALLGRARLGLFTLYVLLDQRVSMWTCLMGLTASVVAGLVFGIQYLLVYLFWVLISRSLVTVLFVFAGHPVSPMYPFVLYYNQIVGSVMKVYAMFHMDQQSWTRQKTTLATGSVDFDASLNRWSSKAMLLSSIAIFFGVITVLLELSQR is encoded by the coding sequence ATGGAACGAGTGCAACAGCGACCTTTCGAGGCCCCCGGCTACCTGCGCGCAGCCGCCAGCTTCTGCGCCTGGGCGTGCCTGGCCGGGCTGATCGCGCTGGCGTCGGAGATGATCGCGCCGCAGTACCTGGACCCGAACCATCACCTGTTCATCTTCATCATCGGCACGCTGGGCATGTGGCGCTATGGCAACGCCATCGTCCATTACCTGCGTGGCATGTACTTCCTGCATTGGCGCTTTCCACGGATGCGCCGCCAGGTCGAGCGGCTGGGCGATGCCGCGCTGCCCTCGCACATGTTCATGGTGGTGACCAGCTTCCGCATCCCGACCCTGACCACCTTCAAGGTCTACCAGTCGGTGTTCCAGGAAGTGCAACGGCTGAAAGTGCCGTGCACGGTGATCGCCTCGATCGTCGAGAAAGGCGATGAGAACTTCATCAAGGACATCATGCGCAACGAGGTGCGCGATCGCGACGACATCAAGCTGGTGATCGTGCGTGCCCGTGGCACCGGCAAGCGTGATGGCCTGGCCCACGCCTTCCGCGCCCTGTCGCGGCAAATGCCGATGGAGGACGCGGTGGTCGGCGTGGTCGATGGCGACACCATGATGCTGCCTGGCTGCGTCGAGCGGGCGGTCAAGCTGTTTGCCGTGCTGCCCAACGTTGGCGGCCTGACCACCAACGAGTTCTGCGAAGTCGAAGGTAGCCGCTGGATGCGTCAGTGGCACTCGATGCGCTTCGTCCAACGGCACATCAACATGTGTTCGATGGCCCTGTCGCATCGGGTGCTGACCCTGACCGGGCGCCTGTCGTTCTTCCGCGCCAGCGTGATGACCGACCCGGACTTCATCCGCGACGTCGAGGCAGACTTCCTCGAACACTGGCGACTGGGGCGCTTCCAGTTTCTCACCGGCGACGACAAGTCCAGCTGGCTGAGCCTGATGCGCGCCGGTTGGGACACCTTCTATGTACCTGACAGCCACACCCTGACCGTCGAGCACCCGCCCAGCGACAGCTTCTGGGTCGCCACCCGCCAGCTGATGTTCCGCTGGTACGGCAACTCGCTGCGGCAGAACTTCCGTGCCACCGCCCTGCTCGGCCGTGCGCGCCTGGGGCTGTTCACCTTGTACGTGCTGCTCGATCAGCGGGTGTCGATGTGGACCTGCCTGATGGGCCTGACCGCCTCGGTGGTCGCCGGCTTGGTGTTCGGCATCCAGTACCTGTTGGTGTACCTGTTCTGGGTATTGATCTCGCGCAGCCTGGTGACGGTGCTGTTCGTCTTCGCCGGCCACCCCGTCAGCCCGATGTACCCCTTCGTTCTCTATTACAACCAAATCGTCGGCTCGGTGATGAAGGTCTACGCGATGTTCCACATGGACCAGCAAAGCTGGACGCGGCAGAAAACCACCCTGGCCACCGGCAGCGTCGACTTCGACGCCAGCCTCAATCGCTGGTCCTCGAAGGCGATGCTGTTGAGCTCCATCGCCATCTTCTTCGGGGTCATCACCGTGCTTCTAGAACTCTCGCAACGTTAA
- a CDS encoding DUF6708 domain-containing protein, translating to MSRNILKRSPMRSHTPAMPRRAPGWKYDLNKPNEQPQLSSPTARLRTPPNHFCDTYLELPRSTIRLRGVGIFGGIVCICAISATALMIIYTALTPSFELEVKYTLLSLFFIVLMYWTVIPTIRMDIEFPRDEPIRFNRLRRKVYFYQYHFDRFHLFSRQRWGVRPVVYDWDDLVAEACSVYAPMGNGGLIENVVISVIKPGTEEVIDRLFFTHDIEQGKQYWALAQLFMQQGPQALPEFVHPPRDWNDDSQLSPIHCIAPKVRWPEEIDFESRSAPGSY from the coding sequence ATGAGTCGCAACATTCTTAAGAGAAGTCCAATGAGAAGCCATACACCAGCCATGCCACGCCGTGCTCCAGGTTGGAAATACGACCTAAACAAACCGAATGAACAGCCACAATTATCTTCTCCTACAGCAAGACTTAGGACACCACCTAACCATTTCTGCGATACCTATTTAGAACTACCGCGATCTACAATTAGACTTAGGGGGGTTGGGATTTTCGGGGGGATTGTCTGTATCTGTGCAATCAGCGCTACAGCACTGATGATTATATATACGGCACTAACACCCAGCTTTGAACTCGAAGTCAAATATACGTTACTTAGCTTATTTTTCATAGTATTAATGTATTGGACTGTTATCCCTACCATCCGCATGGACATAGAATTCCCCCGCGACGAACCTATCCGCTTCAACCGGCTACGGCGCAAAGTCTATTTCTACCAATACCACTTTGACCGATTCCACCTATTCAGCCGCCAACGCTGGGGTGTACGCCCGGTCGTCTACGACTGGGATGACCTGGTCGCCGAAGCCTGCAGCGTATACGCACCGATGGGTAATGGCGGTCTAATCGAAAACGTCGTGATTTCGGTCATCAAACCCGGCACCGAAGAGGTAATCGACCGGCTCTTCTTCACCCACGATATCGAGCAAGGAAAGCAGTACTGGGCACTTGCCCAGTTGTTTATGCAACAAGGCCCCCAGGCCCTGCCCGAGTTCGTCCACCCACCCCGAGATTGGAACGATGATTCGCAGTTGAGCCCGATCCACTGCATTGCCCCTAAAGTTAGATGGCCAGAAGAGATAGATTTCGAATCACGCAGCGCGCCGGGCTCTTATTGA
- the uvrC gene encoding excinuclease ABC subunit UvrC, which produces MSQVFDASAFLATCSGRPGVYRMFDAEARLLYVGKAKNLKKRLASYFRKTGLAPKTAALVGRIAQVETTITSNETEALLLEQTLIKEWRPPYNILLRDDKSYPYVFLSDGAFPRLGIHRGAKKAKGRYFGPYPSAGAIRESLSLLQKGFSVRQCEDSYFANRTRPCLQYQIKRCKGPCVGLVTPEEYAEDVRHSVMFLEGRSQQLGNELNAEMEQAAMALNFEKAAELRDQIALLRRVQDQQYMEGGSGDVDVVAAFVNPGGACVHLISVRGGRVLGSKNFFPQVGIEEEVSEVMAAFLSQYYVGNAERELPGELIVNVVHEDFEAISEAVHTLRGRELAITHRVRGTRARWQQLAVTNAEQALNARLANRQHMAARFEALAQVLGLDEVPQRLECYDISHSSGEATVASCVVFGPEGPLKSDYRRFNIEGVTAGDDYAAMHQALMRRYGRIKDGEGKRPDVLLVDGGKGQLNMARDVMQELGMTDMTLLGVAKGVTRKAGFETLYLNDVAHEFTLKGDSAALHLIQQIRDEAHRFAITGHRARRGKARTTSSLEDVAGVGPKRRRELLKHFGGLQELNRASVDEIAKAPGISKKLAESIYASLHSE; this is translated from the coding sequence ATGTCCCAAGTCTTTGATGCCAGCGCGTTCCTGGCGACCTGCAGTGGTCGCCCGGGCGTGTACCGTATGTTCGACGCCGAGGCGCGGCTGCTCTATGTGGGCAAGGCCAAGAACCTCAAGAAGCGTCTGGCCAGCTATTTCCGCAAAACCGGCCTGGCACCGAAGACCGCCGCGCTGGTGGGGCGCATTGCCCAGGTCGAAACCACCATTACCTCCAACGAAACCGAGGCGCTGCTGCTTGAGCAGACCTTGATCAAGGAATGGCGGCCGCCCTACAACATTCTCCTGCGCGACGATAAGTCCTACCCCTATGTGTTCTTGTCTGACGGAGCCTTCCCGCGCTTGGGGATTCACCGTGGCGCGAAAAAAGCCAAGGGCCGCTATTTCGGCCCGTACCCTAGCGCCGGTGCCATCCGCGAGAGCCTGAGCCTGTTGCAGAAGGGCTTCTCGGTGCGCCAGTGCGAAGACAGCTACTTCGCCAACCGCACCCGGCCTTGCCTGCAATACCAGATCAAGCGTTGCAAAGGCCCCTGCGTAGGGTTGGTCACGCCTGAGGAGTACGCCGAGGATGTGCGCCACTCGGTGATGTTCCTCGAAGGCCGCAGCCAACAGCTGGGCAACGAGCTCAACGCCGAGATGGAACAGGCCGCCATGGCCCTGAACTTCGAGAAAGCCGCCGAGCTGCGCGACCAGATCGCCTTGCTGCGCCGGGTCCAGGATCAGCAGTACATGGAAGGCGGCTCCGGTGATGTCGATGTGGTCGCGGCGTTCGTCAACCCCGGTGGTGCCTGTGTGCACCTGATCAGCGTGCGCGGCGGGCGCGTCCTGGGCAGCAAGAACTTCTTTCCCCAGGTCGGTATCGAGGAGGAGGTCAGCGAAGTCATGGCCGCCTTCCTGTCCCAGTACTATGTGGGCAATGCCGAGCGCGAGCTGCCGGGCGAACTGATCGTCAATGTCGTGCACGAGGACTTCGAAGCCATCAGCGAAGCCGTGCACACGCTGCGCGGTCGCGAGTTGGCCATCACCCATCGCGTGCGCGGTACCCGTGCGCGCTGGCAGCAACTGGCCGTGACCAACGCCGAGCAGGCCCTCAACGCGCGCCTGGCCAATCGCCAACACATGGCCGCGCGCTTCGAGGCGCTGGCCCAGGTGCTGGGCCTGGACGAGGTCCCGCAGCGCCTGGAGTGCTACGACATCAGCCACTCCAGCGGCGAAGCCACGGTGGCCAGTTGCGTGGTGTTCGGCCCCGAAGGCCCGCTCAAATCCGATTACCGGCGCTTCAACATCGAAGGCGTCACCGCTGGCGATGACTACGCCGCCATGCACCAGGCGCTGATGCGCCGCTATGGGCGGATCAAGGACGGCGAGGGCAAGCGCCCCGATGTGCTGCTGGTGGACGGCGGCAAAGGCCAGTTGAACATGGCCCGTGACGTCATGCAGGAGCTGGGCATGACCGACATGACCCTCCTTGGCGTGGCCAAGGGCGTGACCCGCAAGGCCGGTTTCGAGACCCTGTACCTCAATGATGTGGCCCACGAGTTCACCCTCAAGGGCGACTCTGCAGCCCTGCACCTGATCCAGCAGATCCGCGACGAAGCCCACCGTTTTGCTATTACTGGCCACCGCGCGCGGCGCGGCAAGGCCCGCACCACCTCTAGCCTGGAAGACGTCGCCGGGGTTGGGCCAAAGCGCCGACGCGAGCTGCTGAAACACTTCGGCGGCCTGCAAGAGCTCAACCGCGCCAGTGTCGACGAGATCGCCAAAGCACCGGGAATCAGTAAAAAGCTTGCCGAGTCGATTTATGCCAGCCTGCATAGCGAGTAG
- a CDS encoding helix-turn-helix domain-containing protein has product MKGFGPRLREERERLGLTQRVFGDIGGVEPNAQGKYESGERTPRVDYLAAVAAKGVDALYVLSGQHTPAPLDSLSVDEDRLLGAFRRLPPSDQAALWHLVGRLLGESGSDDSVRNRRLDRQAYL; this is encoded by the coding sequence ATGAAAGGATTCGGGCCGCGTTTAAGGGAAGAACGCGAACGGCTGGGGCTCACTCAGCGCGTGTTCGGCGACATTGGTGGCGTCGAACCCAACGCCCAGGGCAAATACGAAAGCGGTGAGCGAACCCCGCGAGTCGATTACCTGGCCGCAGTCGCAGCTAAAGGGGTCGATGCGCTGTATGTTCTCAGTGGTCAGCACACACCGGCGCCGCTGGACAGCCTCAGCGTTGACGAAGACCGCCTGTTGGGCGCCTTCCGACGTTTGCCGCCCAGCGATCAGGCAGCCCTCTGGCACTTGGTCGGACGCTTGCTGGGGGAGTCCGGTAGTGATGATTCTGTAAGGAATCGCCGGCTAGATCGTCAGGCATATCTCTAG
- the gacA gene encoding response regulator transcription factor GacA has product MIRVLVVDDHDLVRTGITRMLADIDGLQVVGEADSGESALKLARELKPDVVLMDVKMPGIGGLEATRKLLRSHPDTKVVAVTVCEEDPFPTRLLQAGAAGYLTKGAGLDEMVQAIRLAFAGQRYISPQIAQQLALKSFQPQGSPFDALSEREIQIALMIVGCQKVQIISDKLCLSPKTVNTYRYRIFEKLSVTSDVELTLLAVRHGMVDASL; this is encoded by the coding sequence TTGATTAGGGTCCTAGTGGTCGACGATCACGATCTGGTGCGTACCGGCATTACCCGCATGCTCGCCGATATCGACGGCCTGCAGGTGGTGGGTGAGGCGGATTCCGGGGAGTCGGCCCTCAAGCTTGCCCGTGAGCTGAAACCCGATGTGGTCCTGATGGACGTCAAGATGCCGGGTATCGGTGGCCTGGAGGCGACCCGCAAGTTGCTGCGCAGCCATCCGGACACCAAGGTGGTGGCCGTCACCGTGTGCGAGGAAGACCCGTTCCCTACGCGTCTGCTGCAAGCCGGCGCTGCCGGTTACCTGACCAAAGGTGCGGGGCTGGATGAAATGGTCCAGGCGATCCGCCTGGCGTTCGCCGGCCAACGCTATATCAGCCCGCAGATTGCCCAGCAGTTGGCACTCAAGTCGTTCCAGCCCCAAGGCTCGCCGTTCGATGCGCTGTCGGAGCGGGAAATCCAGATCGCCCTGATGATCGTCGGTTGCCAGAAAGTGCAGATCATCTCCGACAAGTTGTGCCTGTCGCCCAAGACCGTCAATACTTACCGTTATCGGATCTTTGAAAAACTCTCGGTTACCAGTGACGTCGAACTGACCTTGCTGGCCGTTCGCCACGGTATGGTCGACGCAAGCCTATAA